One region of Eupeodes corollae chromosome 1, idEupCoro1.1, whole genome shotgun sequence genomic DNA includes:
- the LOC129946684 gene encoding uncharacterized protein LOC129946684 — protein MNKINAKRGRAKGCITLTASYASSIPIDTTVSTLEFRLERLTESWKEFVALQDELLEYSDKENYVDREPEYAEYEAKYFETHALLSDAILCKSKTLECHKIVPQGYHTPSEDSELVIAHKSIKLPRITIEPFSGEYKDWPTFRDMFMGTVDSNHTITNTQKLHFLKSFLRGEAANLLKHIRCSENNYAEAWSKLEQRYDQKHLIVRSFIQLFLSLPSASCNATNLQSLRKITNGADEAIRGLKALDSSSRDPWLIYLLLQKVDQDTKKAWAEEVGSKDDSTIDELLQFLQTRCQCFESCSSFSSSISTRAVRTHFVKSTPSCPKCQDSHLLSSCPKFISFSIDSRWEFVRNNSLCFNCLRSGHAYNNCRLTVRCHKCHSRHHSLLHTSQSQNSTQSTFQTSNQNSNAASHSNLRSNSSENPIPHSSNSLIANHSISFKHNHQVSTILPTALARIQDKQGIYQIVRILLDSGSQVSFITEQAAQSLGLPRKRVRIPIVGIASKSAGVTSGLCSLNIVSCYSSESIDINCFVLPNITSSLPPLPANQILPKFFDKNLADPKFHQSGPIDILIGADRVFNIITGAAKIEEGGFLTSIPTIFGWVVAGCNSQPSGIQTLHTRLNQDLEFDLERFWRLEEVSNEQSISVEEQLAEKNFVKNHTRCQDGKYEVELPFKPSTNFDFGDSFGTALARFHSIKRKFNWNPILKSEYSKFMNEYISLQHMEEIPSNEIQKSNFTNYYLPHHAIFKEDSSTTKIRVVFDASAKTRDSQSLNETLLVGPTIQRDIFSICLRSRQHAYLMTGDIEKMYRQIWVARKHTDFQRIVWRESPNEPLKHFRLLTVTYGTAAAPFLAVRVLKQLAADSSISHPRASKILLEDFYVDDVITGSDTIDDIISLRMELVELLKSAGLNLRKWTTNCWPLLISLPEDQRELSPVDFEESNSVKVLDLQWCPSKDVFSYKVKFHPSNICTKRHILSEALKIFDPLGFLAPVIIGVKILLQELWRNKINWDEEVPDYLSQQWNSIRNELPIVESLAIPRIMLQKQRYWELHGFCDASLDAYAAVVYCRNVKSDNSISVTLVAAKSKVAPLKVLPLPRLELCGALLLVRLINKIKLSLQVTDVNVFGWTDSSIVLHWLAAAPKKWSVFIGNRTSEILTSIPFKSWNHVRSASNPADAATRGLLPSILKKTSIWWEGPGWLSKDRDQWPSSGYSPDDIETQYLEERKTNKIAKVFLLNHNSNHPFEIIINNSSSWLKVVRVAAYVFRFTKNYFSPKELQKLDPLSTIELSFAKIQIIKYVQSSLFNSEIQCLNSKKELHSKSRLKGLNPFIDSSGVLRVGGRLEYSNLTYSEKHPIILCKSHRIAKLIAVLTHRNHLHAGASLLFALIKQNFYILGCRNLARKVVRECIGCIRQQKATTKQLMGNLPSDRIRYARPFSRVGCDYAGPITLRLNRGRNPKFVKAYIALFVCFVTKAIHIELVGDLTSTAFLSALDRFVARRGKPSEIWSDNGTNFVGAKRLLNEMYNLLCSQQHNNIIIDHLAKDNVEWKFIPPSSPHFGGLWESGVRSVKLHLKRVIGDTKLTYEDMYTLLVKIEALLNSRPMWQNSDVDPVALTPAHFLIGEPYTAVPQPDLYNNSISIKTNWSLLQAMVQGFWKQWHSEFLTSLQHRSKWQTPQPNLEVDDIVLLKEPNLPPSKWLLGRIIQTHPGKDDKCRVVTVRTKFGDYVRPTIKVARLCSESP, from the coding sequence aTGAATAAAATCAATGCTAAGCGTGGTCGTGCAAAAGGCTGTATAACACTCACAGCTTCGTATGCATCGTCGATTCCTATTGATACAACAGTTAGTACATTAGAATTTAGACTTGAAAGATTAACTGAATCATGGAAAGAATTCGTAGCATTGCAAGACGAACTTTTAGAATATTCTGACAAGGAAAATTACGTTGACCGCGAACCTGAATATGCCGAATATGaggcaaaatattttgaaacacatGCCTTACTTTCTGATGCAATTCTTTGCAAATCAAAAACATTAGAATGTCATAAAATTGTGCCTCAAGGTTATCATACACCATCGGAAGATTCGGAATTGGTTATCGCTCACAAGTCTATAAAGTTACCACGAATCACAATCGAACCTTTCTCGGGCGAATATAAAGATTGGCCGACATTTCGAGACATGTTCATGGGAACTGTCGATTCAAATCATACTATTACGAACACTCAAAagcttcattttttaaaatcgtttctTCGCGGAGAAGCCGCGAATCTTCTCAAGCATATAAGATGTTCGGAAAACAACTATGCGGAGGCTTGGTCAAAGTTAGAACAACGCTACGATCAGAAACATCTTATTGTCCGTTCatttattcagttgtttttgtcGCTACCGTCGGCGTCGTGCAATGCGACAAATCTTCAATCGCTTCGTAAGATCACCAATGGGGCTGATGAAGCCATACGGGGTCTTAAAGCTTTAGACTCCAGTTCACGAGATCCATGGCTCATTTACCTGCTTCTGCAAAAAGTTGATCAAGACACTAAGAAGGCCTGGGCCGAAGAAGTTGGCTCAAAGGATGATTCAACTATAGATgagcttcttcaatttcttcaaaCTCGTTGTCAGTGTTTTGAATCATGCAGTTCTTTTTCATCTTCCATCAGCACTCGGGCTGTTCGTACGCATTTTGTAAAATCTACCCCAAGTTGCCCTAAGTGTCAAGATAGTCATTTGCTTTCAAGTTGTCCGAAATTTATATCATTTAGCATTGACTCTCGTTGGGAATTCGTTAGGAACAATTCACTCTGTTTCAATTGCTTGCGTTCGGGGCACGCTTATAATAATTGTCGCCTCACTGTTCGTTGTCACAAGTGTCACTCACGTCATCATTCTCTTCTCCATACTTCTCAATCTCAAAATTCTACTCAATCAACATTTCAAACGTCAAATCAAAATTCGAATGCAGCTTCACATTCAAATCTTCGGTCCAATTCTTCTGAAAATCCGATTCCACATTCTTCGAATTCACTAATCGCAAATCATTCAATCTCATTCAAACATAACCATCAAGTGTCTACTATTCTACCAACAGCTCTAGCTAGGATTCAGGACAAGCAAGGAATTTACCAAATCGTGCGCATTCTTCTCGACTCAGGTTCTCAGGTGTCATTTATAACTGAGCAAGCTGCTCAAAGCCTAGGACTTCCTCGCAAACGTGTGAGAATTCCAATAGTAGGAATTGCTTCTAAGTCTGCTGGCGTAACCAGCGGGTTATGCAGCCTTAATATTGTTTCTTGCTACAGCTCTGAATCAATTGATATCAACTGCTTCGTATTGCCAAACATCACTTCATCGCTTCCACCATTACCAGCCaaccaaattttaccaaagtttttcgacaaaaatcttGCTGATCCTAAGTTTCATCAAAGTGGCCCAATCGATATTCTGATAGGGGCTGATAGAGTTTTTAATATCATTACGGGAGCTGCTAAAATCGAAGAAGGTGGATTCCTTACTTCGATTCCAACCATTTTTGGCTGGGTAGTCGCTGGTTGTAATTCACAGCCCTCAGGAATTCAGACTCTTCACACTCGTTTAAATCAGGATCTAGAATTCGATTTAGAAAGATTTTGGAGACTTGAGGAAGTATCCAACGAGCAATCAATTTCTGTCGAGGAGCAATTGGCAGAaaaaaatttcgtcaaaaatcaCACTCGTTGTCAAGATGGCAAATATGAAGTAGAACTTCCGTTTAAGCCTTCGACAAATTTCGATTTCGGAGATTCTTTCGGCACAGCTTTAGCGCGTTTTCATTCCATTAAACGGAAATTCAATTGGAATCCAATTCTTAAATCGGAATATTCAAAATTCATGAATGAATATATTTCTCTTCAACATATGGAAGAAATCCCATCCAacgaaattcaaaaatcaaattttacgaaCTACTATTTGCCGCATCACGCAATCTTCAAAGAAGATAGTAGTACTACGAAAATCCGTGTCGTATTCGATGCGTCTGCAAAAACTCGTGATTCACAATCCCTAAACGAAACTCTTCTGGTGGGCCCTACTATCCAGCGCGATATATTTTCAATCTGCTTAAGATCTCGTCAACATGCCTACCTAATGACAGGAGATATTGAGAAAATGTACAGGCAAATTTGGGTTGCTCGAAAACACACAGATTTTCAACGAATTGTCTGGCGTGAAAGCCCTAATGAACCATTAAAACATTTTCGTCTTCTCACCGTTACATACGGAACAGCTGCTGCTCCATTCTTGGCTGTCCGAGTTTTAAAACAGCTAGCTGCTGATTCTTCTATAAGTCATCCTCGAGCATCAAAAATTCTCTTGGAAGATTTTTACGTTGATGATGTCATCACCGGCTCAGATACTATTGATGATATCATATCTCTTCGGATGGAACTAGTCGAACTTTTGAAATCAGCTGGACTTAATCTACGAAAGTGGACTACGAACTGTTGGCCACTCCTGATCTCCTTGCCAGAGGATCAGCGAGAACTTTCACCAGTAGACTTTGAAGAATCGAATTCTGTCAAGGTCTTGGATTTACAGTGGTGTCCGTCAAAAGATGTCTTTTCATACAAGGTCAAATTCCACCCGTCGAATATATGCACAAAACGTCACATATTATCAGAAGCTTTAAAAATCTTCGATCCGTTGGGATTTCTCGCGCCGGTCATCATAGGAGTCAAAATCTTGCTTCAGGAGCTCTGgagaaacaaaatcaattgGGATGAAGAAGTTCCAGACTACTTATCGCAACAGTGGAACTCTATAAGGAACGAACTACCCATCGTCGAATCTTTAGCTATACCGCGAATCATGCTACAAAAACAACGTTATTGGGAACTGCACGGCTTCTGCGATGCCTCTTTGGATGCATACGCAGCGGTGGTCTATTGTCGAAACGTCAAATCTGATAATTCCATTTCTGTGACTCTCGTCGCAGCAAAATCTAAAGTCGCTCCCTTAAAGGTTTTACCCCTTCCAAGGCTTGAGTTGTGTGGAGCTTTATTACTTGTTCGATTGATAAACAAAATCAAGCTCTCTTTACAGGTTACAGATGTGAATGTATTTGGTTGGACTGACTCATCAATAGTTCTGCATTGGTTGGCCGCTGCTCCAAAGAAATGGTCGGTATTTATTGGAAACAGAACATCCGAAATCCTCACATCTATACCTTTTAAATCGTGGAATCATGTACGATCAGCATCTAATCCCGCAGATGCCGCTACAAGAGGATTATTGCcatcaatattgaaaaaaactagTATCTGGTGGGAAGGTCCCGGATGGCTAAGCAAAGACCGAGACCAATGGCCTTCATCAGGTTATAGCCCAGATGACATCGAAACTCAGTACCTGGAAGAGCGTAAGACAAACAAAATCGCCAAGGTATTTCTCTTAAATCATAATTCAAATCATCCATTCGAAATCATAATAAATAACTCCTCAAGTTGGTTGAAGGTAGTTCGAGTAGCCGCTTACGTGTTTCGTTTTACCAAAAACTACTTTTCACCTAAAGAACTTCAGAAATTAGATCCACTTTCTACTATCGAATTATCCTTTGCTAAAattcaaatcataaaatatgTTCAATCATCTTTGTTTAATTCagaaattcaatgtttaaattCTAAGAAAGAACTTCACTCGAAAAGCAGACTCAAAGGTTTAAATCCTTTTATCGATTCATCAGGTGTTCTTCGTGTCGGCGGTCGGTTAGAATATTCGAATTTGACCTATTCTGAAAAACACCCCATAATCTTATGTAAATCCCACAGAATTGCTAAACTAATTGCGGTCTTAACACATAGAAATCATTTACATGCCGGTGCCTCACTTCTCTTTgctttaatcaaacaaaatttttatatcCTCGGTTGCAGAAATCTTGCTCGAAAGGTGGTTCGAGAATGCATTGGTTGTATTCGTCAACAAAAAGCAACAACGAAACAACTTATGGGAAATCTTCCTTCGGATCGCATCCGGTATGCTCGACCATTCAGCAGAGTTGGCTGCGATTACGCAGGGCCTATAACGCTTCGTTTAAATCGAGGTCGGAACCCTAAATTTGTAAAGGCCTACATAGCTCTCTTCGTTTGCTTTGTAACAAAAGCAATCCACATCGAATTAGTCGGAGACTTAACTTCAACTGCTTTTTTATCAGCTCTAGATCGCTTCGTTGCCCGCCGAGGCAAACCGTCTGAGATTTGGAGCGACAACGGTACTAACTTTGTTGGTGCTAAACGTCTACTCAACGAAATGTACAATCTTCTCTGCAGTCAACAACACAATAACATCATCATTGATCATCTGGCCAAGGACAACGTCGAATGGAAATTCATCCCACCATCTTCCCCACATTTTGGCGGATTATGGGAGTCAGGGGTTCGATCCGTCAAATTGCATCTAAAACGAGTAATAGGCGATACAAAACTTACCTATGAAGACATGTATACACTATTAGTAAAAATCGAAGCTCTTCTTAATTCTCGCCCAATGTGGCAAAATTCCGATGTTGACCCTGTTGCCCTTACACCCGCTCATTTTTTGATCGGGGAACCCTATACTGCTGTTCCTCAACCTGATTTATATAACAATTCTATTTCAATAAAGACTAACTGGTCTCTTTTGCAGGCGATGGTTCAAGGTTTTTGGAAACAGTGGCATTCCGAATTCCTTACTTCACTACAACACCGATCAAAATGGCAAACTCCACAGCCAAACCTGGAGGTAGACGATATTGTCCTGCTAAAGGAGCCAAATCTACCACCATCCAAATGGTTATTAGGACGAATCATCCAAACGCACCCTGGAAAGGATGACAAGTGTAGGGTAGTTACAGTTCGGACCAAATTCGGAGACTACGTTCGTCCTACAATTAAAGTCGCTCGCTTATGTTCAGAAAGCCCATAA
- the LOC129941771 gene encoding uncharacterized protein LOC129941771, with protein sequence MDTEGWKLLLEQQNKHFMALLQAMKTPTTSNSVQLPVYDPDKQNANARAWISTSDICMGDQPLHDAALVIELSRALKGQASEWFSSVSFSGMTWNQFKDMFQARYDCPETSAAFLINVGNTKPKEGECLASFAASMLTSLLSRWKNLSPEQIAVATVLAQLSQFEPRVQRLAFTTEIEDRNRLQQELKALSFLKRRANPSEVSGVDAKRFKAPPTNITCFKCGRVGHKSVTCRYSSMRSTESSSKEVPAARSTNNITCFKCGGPGHFASRCLGVSSRSESSSAVSSDVRRVDVCQIDSPSGTLTHFE encoded by the exons ATGGATACAGAAGGATGGAAGCTGTTATTGGAGcagcaaaacaaacattttatggcACTACTTCAGGCAATGAAGACGCCAACGACAAGCAACAGTGTACAGTTGCCTGTATATGATCCTGACAAACAAAATGCGAATGCCAGAGCTTGGATTTCAACATCAGACATTTGCATGGGAGACCAGCCACTTCATGACGCCGCTCTAGTTATTGAGTTGAGTCGTGCTCTCAAAGGACAAGCTTCGGAATGGTTTTCTTCTGTCTCATTTTCTGGTATGACATGGAATCAGTTCAAGGACATGTTTCAGGCTAGGTATGACTGTCCAGAAACATCTGCGGCGTTCCTAATTAATGTTGGTAACACCAAGCCCAAGGAGGGCGAGTGTCTTGCATCATTCGCTGCAAGCATGTTAACGTCTTTGTTGTCCCGTTGGAAAAACCTGTCGCCAGAACAAATTGCTGTCGCCACAGTTTTGGCACAATTATCTCAGTTCGAGCCCCGTGTCCAACGACTTGCATTCACGACTGAAATTGAAGACAGGAATCGTTTGCAACAGGAGTTAAAGGCATTGTCATTCCTGAAGAGACGAGCTAATCCATCTGAAGTTAGTGGAGTTGATGCTAAGCGATTTAAAGCTCCTCCGACAAACATAACGTGTTTCAAATGTGGAAGAGTTGGCCATAAATCTGTTACCTGTCGTTACTCAAGCATGCGGTCAACAGAATCATCGTCCAAGGAGGTTCCAGCTGCTAGGTCGACAAACAATATTACTTGTTTCAAGTGTGGAGGACCTGGACATTTTGCATCTCGTTGCCTTGGTGTTAGTAGCAGGAGTGAAAGCAGTTCCGCAGTTTCTTCAGATGTACGCAGAGTTGATGTTTGTCAAATTGATTCCCCTTCAGGGACACTAACACATTTTG AATGA